One genomic segment of Bos javanicus breed banteng chromosome 23, ARS-OSU_banteng_1.0, whole genome shotgun sequence includes these proteins:
- the GLO1 gene encoding lactoylglutathione lyase, whose amino-acid sequence MAEPQPASGGLTDEAALSCCSDPDPSTKDFLLQQTMLRIKDPKKSLDFYTRILGMTLLQKLDFPTMKFSLYFLAYEDKNDIPKDKDEKVAWVFSRKATLELTHNWGTEDDETQSYHSGNSDPRGFGHIGIAVPDVHGACKRFEELGVKFVKKPDDGKMKGLAFIQDPDGYWIEILNPNTMITII is encoded by the exons ATGGCAGAACCACAGCCCGCGTCCGGCGGCCTCACCGACGAGGCTGCCCTCAGCTGTTGCTCCGACCCGGACCCCAGCACCAAG GATTTTCTCTTGCAGCAGACCATGTTGCGAATTAAGGATCCTAAGAAGTCACTGGATTTTTATACAAGAATTCTTGGAATGAC ACTACTCCAGAAACTTGATTTCCCCACTATGAAATTTTCACTCTATTTCTTGGCTTATGAGGATAAAAATGACATCCCaaaagataaagatgaaaaagTAGCGTGGGTATTCTCCAGAAAAGCTACACTTGAACTGACACA CAATTGGGGCACGGAAGATGATGAGACCCAGAGTTACCACAGTGGCAATTCAGACCCTCGAGGATTTG GTCACATTGGAATTGCTGTTCCCGATGTTCATGGTGCTTGTAAAAGATTTGAAGAACTGGGAGTCAAATTTGTGAAGAAACCTGATGATG GTAAAATGAAAGGCCTGGCATTTATTCAAGATCCTGATGGTTACTGGATTGAAATTTTGAATCCCAACACAATGATAACTATTATTTAG